One Polynucleobacter sp. SHI8 genomic window, AATTAACTCTAAGCGTGTTTGCGCAATAGACGCCCCTGTAGATACAAGATTCTTAATCGCAGATAATAAATTTTCTTGAGACATGTGCGTTATCGGCGACGCATGAATATGCCAATTAATAAACCTAATCCCGCGGCAACACCTACCGCTTCCCAAGGGTTACGATGTACAAAATTATCTGCGCCTTCAGCCACTGCTTTGGCTTTATCTGTCAAGATACCTTCATAATCTGCAACCTTTTCTTTTACCTCTGCAAGGGTTTCTAGGGCTTTTGAACGAATCGCTCCGAGCGCACCATCCAAATGCCCCTCAGTTGCCTGAATCAAATCCTCGGCATCAGATATAAGTGCTTTAAATTCACAAATCAATTGATCGGCTCCAGTAGAAGATGCTTTCGTTATGATACTTTTTTTTCATTCATAAAAATTCTCCGCATAAATATTGATTGAGTAAGAAGCTCCACACAAAGATGTTTGTATTAGATATTCATCATAAAGATAAGCAGTATTGTTGAGTGTCTGTTATCAAACATAGTAAAAAATTAATTGTTGTTAATATTGTAGGGAAGTCACGAATTTTTACCCGTAATTTTTTAGAAGAGGCTTGAGTGATTCAACAGAAAAAAGTGCATATTTATTTGAAAACCTGCACCTGTTGAAGCAATTATTTAAATAAAATTAATTGAATGAGAAACTAACATGACAACCGATAAAACTTGCCCCATTGCTCACGGAGCAAATACTGAATCAAGTAACACGCCAATGGCTTGGTGGCCAAAATCACTTAATTTGGATATTCTTCACCAGCACGATACGAAGACAAACCCCCTAGGACCAACATTTAACTATCGAAAAGAATTAAAAAAATTAGATGTAAATGCACTCAAAAAAGATATCAAAAAATTACTGACTACGAGTCAAAATTGGTGGCCGGCTGATTGGGGGTCACTATGGTGGCCTAATGATTCGTATGGCTTGGCACTCCGCTGGCACTTATCGAATTGCCGATGGAAGAGGTGGTGCAGGCACTGGTAATCAACGGTTTGCTCCAATCAATTCTTGGCCAGATAACACAAATCTGGACAAGGCGCGTCGGCTCTTATGGCCAATCAAAAAGAAATACGGCAATAAAATTAGTTGGGCAGATCTCATGATTCTGGCTGGCACACTTTCCTATGAGTCTATGGGGTTAAAAACTTTCGGCTTCTCATTTGGTCGCGAAGATATTTGGCATCCTGAAAAAGATATCTATTGGGGTTCAGAAAAAGAGTGGCTCCAAAAAAGTGGGGGAGAGGGAAGTCGCTACTCAGGAGAGCGTGATTTAGCTAACCCATTGGCCGCCGTAATGATGGGTTTAATTTATGTCAACCCAGAGGGTGTAGATGGTAAACCTAACCCATTAAAAACAGCACAAGATATTCGTGTTACTTTTGCTCGAATGGCTATGAACGACGAAGAAACAGTTGCCTTAACTGCTGGTGGACATACGATAGGTAAAGCCCATGGTAATGGTAATACGGATCATTTAGGGCCAGCACCTGAGGCTGCGCCAATTGAAGAACAAGGACTTGGCTGGTTGAACCACAAGACTAGAGGTATTGGTCGTAATATGGTTACTAGCGGCATTGAAGGTGCCTGGACGACGAATCCCACACAATGGGATAACGGCTACTTCCACATGTTGCTTAATTACGATTGGGAACTAACCAAGAGCCCTGCAGGTGCATGGCAATATCGGCCGATCAACATCAAAGAAAAAGATAAACCTGTTGATGTGGAAGATTCTTCGATACGTACTATGCCAATGATGACTGATGCTGATATCGCAATGAAGATGGATCCAGAGTATAGAAAAATTTCTGAAAAGTTCTATAAAGATCTGGCCTACTTCTCTGATACCTTTGCTCGTGCTTGGTTCAAACTCACTCACCGCGACATGGGCCCCAAAGCACGATACTTTGGTCCAGATGTTCCAAAAGAAATTTTAATCTGGCAAGACCCAATTCCAACATACCGCAAAAAATATAATATTAATTTAGTAAAGTCCAATATTAAAGCTAGTGGTTTATCAAATAGTGAGATGATTACTACAGCGTGGGATAGTGCTCGCACGTTCCGCGCCTCTGATAAACGAGGTGGTGCTAATGGCTCTCGAATTCGTTTAGCGCCCCAAAAAGATTGGGCTGGAAATGAGCCAAAGCGCTTATCAAAAGTCCTTTCTATATACGAAATGATTTCTAAAAAATCTGGCGCGAGTGTTGCAGACATCATTGTGCTGGCTGGTAATATTGGTATTGAACAAGCAGCTAAAGCTGGTGGCTTTAATGTTAAGGTGCCATTTACTTCAGGGCGAGGCGATGCTTCACAAAAAATGACAGATGTTAATTCCTTTGAGGTATTAGAACCTCTGGCAGATGGTTTTCGCAATTGGTTAAAAGATAACTATGTAGTTACACCTGAAGAACTATTATTAGACCGGTCGCAGTTGATGGGGCTTTCCGCTTTAGAGATGACGGCCTTGATAGGTGGAATGAGAGTACTAGGAACAAATCATAACGGAACAAAACATGGGGTGTTTACAAACAAAGTAGGAGTCTTAAGTAATGATTTTTTTGTTAACTTGACCGACATGAACTACACATGGGAATCAACTGGTCGCAATAGCTATGACATGATTCATCGAGTCACAGGTAAAACCAAATGGACAGCCACTAGAGTGGACTTAGTATTTGGCTCTAACTCCGTGCTTCGTGCTTACTCAGAGTTTTATGCCCAGGACGATAACAAAGAAAAGTTTGTTAATGATTTTGTTGCAGCCTGGACTAAAGTTATGAACGCTGACAACTAGCGCCCAGGATTTATCATCATATAGTTTTGCTGCATCATTTGATTCATCATGTTTTGCTGCATATTCATATATTGATCTGTCATGTATTGACGCTGCTTTAACTCTTCCGAAGTCAGCTTAGAGTAATAGCCTCCCATTCCACCCCAACCCATCATATGACCTCCATTCATCCAATATCCTGATCCACCACAACAGCCCATCATTCCACGACCCCACATACCACCCATTAAATTGTTATTTGCTTGCATCGTTGTCCAATGTTCCTCAATCAGCTTTTGCCTAACTTGAGGATCCTTAGTAACACGCATAATATCTATTTGCTCTTGCATCTTTTTGAAGTTTTCTTGCACTAAAGTAGATTTTTTATCAAACTCAGTTATATCAATACGTTCTTTTTGGGCTTTAGTATTGTCTTGGGGCGCTGGCTGAGCAAACAACGAACTAGAAAATAAAACTCCAAGACCCAAAGTGGAGATGAGGATTCGTGTAAAGAATTTTTTGTTAAGGAACATTTGGACCATCCTATTAAAATAGAATACTTACTGAACGAAAAGTCTAGTTTTTGGCTGAACATCCACATGCCGAAGTTGAGGATTTTTGTGCACTGTTGCAACAATCCATAGCACTCTTAGAATTTTCCTTAGCGTCACTTGCCTGATTCCTATCGTGACACTCGGCGGCTTTATGGTGGTGCTTTGCAGCAATTTCGTGATCGCTCGCAGCTTGTTGATGAAGACGGCTTGCCTCTTGGTGGTTATCACTCATTACATTTCTCCCAGTTGTAATTCAAAATTAAGAACTTAGATTAACTATGTGTTTATTCTCAAAAAATATTGCGTTAATAACATTTAATTTCATGTTCTTATCCTAAGTTAAAGAAATTCATTTAATTGTTCGTTTGACCACATAGCAAGTAGTCCTTGATAAATAAATATCGCAAAAGACAATGCCCCACATAGTGGGGCATTGTCTGTTTTTAGTTGTCCAAGTCTTAAACGACAAATGACTGGGATGTCAAATACTTACTTCATATGTTCCGCATGATCTACTGATATTTCATGATTCATCTCCATTGAAGGTGGAGCTTTATATCCAAAAATACCTGGATCAATCATTCCCGAAATCATTGCCACATGTCCAAACACTAAAAACAGTGCAACGCAAGTTGCATGGATTTTTAGCTTACCCATTTGATCTAAAGCCTTATTGACTATGCCTAACTCTTGTAATGCTATCCAGATTAATGGCAAACCTGCGATCACATAAGTGCTGACGGCTATTACATCAATCACCGTTCTCCATTCACCCGCTTTGGTAATAGGAATAATTGCATTAGTAATCATGTAGTAAATGATGCCCGCAAAGTAAATACCAACAGCAATCCCAGCAAAGCGATTGAGATGATAAACAGCTCCTTCAAACTTGCGGGTAAAGAGTAGATATAACTCGGTAATAGCCAAAGTCTCAGCTAAAACAATCGGTATAGCCATAAAAATAATTAAATTCCAAGGCTGATTAGCAGCCAATAACTCCATGTAATGAGTCATGTTCATTGTGGTTCTCCAAAATATAAGCGTGACTAGATGTCACAAATCAAACTAATTCGAATTACAAAATTAACTTAGGCTTTTGGAGGTTTGTAGATGGCGTTGATCATTGACTGAAGAACCAATGATGAGCCAATTGAAGGTGGCACTTGGGTTGAATTGGCCGATAATTCAATGCCCAATATTGAAATAACTACCAATCCTAAACAGCACTGATAGCTATCGCTATGACATTGCTGATTAGTATTAGTGTCTTGAGAATTGCTTGCCACTTCGTCGCAATGATGGGTTGAATTATCCGTAACTGTAGCTTGATGATTTGGCAGATGCGCTGATAAATCGATAGGCATCCCTGCCGCATGAATTAAGCTGGATAATAGACTAAAGCAAATGGCGATACAAATCTTTCTCATACTTCTATTTTATGCCTTTTAAATGATTTTGTCTTTTTGAAGGACTTCGACTGTCCCAGAGATGTCTAATTGGATTATATTTTTTAAAGGACAGATTATTTGATATCACGCTTTCCGGAGTCAATGACAGCTTCACCATCTTCTTTTGTAAATGGATCAATCTTGCCAACAGGTAATATGTCAAAAACCTTTTCAGAAGGTCGGCAGAGTTTTATGCCAATCTTTGTAACTACTATTGGACGATTAATTAATATTGGATGATCCATCATGAAATTTATTAAATCGTCATCGCTCCATTTTGGTAATTCAAGATGAAGTTCATCGTATGGAGTTCCTTTTTGCCGGAGTAAATCCCTAACTGAGATTTTCATTTGGGAAATTAGTTCTTTTAGTTGGTCTTTGGTTGGAGGTGTTTTTAAATACTCAATAACTGTTGGCTTAATGCCTGCTTGAACGAGAATCTTAAGTGTATTTCTTGAAGTTCCACATGCTGGATTATGGTAAATCGTTACTTCATTCATTGAGGGTTAACTTTCTATGTTTGATTTATTCATCAAAGCAATTAACATTAGCGCCGCTATGGTCTCTGCTATAACAAATCCTAAGACATCATTTGGGGCAATACCAACAAATGTATTTGTAAAACTTCTCGCTAAAGCAACTGCAGGATTGGCAAAAAAGGTCGACGAGGTAAACCAATAGCCAGCTGTAACAGTTAAAGCAACCAGCATAGGCACTCGATCTTTTGCTTCTTTATCACCAATGCGAATTACTAAGAGCAATACTAAGGTTGAGATAAATTCACTCGCCCAAATACCCAATCCAGTTCTAACCTTAGTTGACTCTTGAATGATTGGAAGACTAAACATAATATGTGTCAGCAATATTCCAGTGATGGCACCCATAAACTGACAAGCCCAATAGCCTAACAATTTTTTTATGTCTAAATGGCCTAATCGCCAAAACATCAATGTGACAACTGGATTTAAATGAGCTCCTGAGATTGGCCCTAGCAAAACAATCAGCACATAGAGTCCAGCGCCAGTAGCGATGCTATTTCCAAGCAAAGCTACTGCGGCATTTCCAGCCCCTAGAGTTTCTCCCATGAATCCAGAGCCCGCAACAATTGCTAGAAGTAACGCCGTACCAACAAATTCGGCTAGATAACTTCTCATACTTTTGTGTGAATCTCTTTTAAGCTCATTGAATCTAAAGTATC contains:
- a CDS encoding DUF883 family protein; protein product: MICEFKALISDAEDLIQATEGHLDGALGAIRSKALETLAEVKEKVADYEGILTDKAKAVAEGADNFVHRNPWEAVGVAAGLGLLIGIFMRRR
- the arsC gene encoding arsenate reductase (glutaredoxin) (This arsenate reductase requires both glutathione and glutaredoxin to convert arsenate to arsenite, after which the efflux transporter formed by ArsA and ArsB can extrude the arsenite from the cell, providing resistance.), translating into MNEVTIYHNPACGTSRNTLKILVQAGIKPTVIEYLKTPPTKDQLKELISQMKISVRDLLRQKGTPYDELHLELPKWSDDDLINFMMDHPILINRPIVVTKIGIKLCRPSEKVFDILPVGKIDPFTKEDGEAVIDSGKRDIK
- a CDS encoding MIP/aquaporin family protein; amino-acid sequence: MRSYLAEFVGTALLLAIVAGSGFMGETLGAGNAAVALLGNSIATGAGLYVLIVLLGPISGAHLNPVVTLMFWRLGHLDIKKLLGYWACQFMGAITGILLTHIMFSLPIIQESTKVRTGLGIWASEFISTLVLLLVIRIGDKEAKDRVPMLVALTVTAGYWFTSSTFFANPAVALARSFTNTFVGIAPNDVLGFVIAETIAALMLIALMNKSNIES
- a CDS encoding DUF6803 family protein gives rise to the protein MNMTHYMELLAANQPWNLIIFMAIPIVLAETLAITELYLLFTRKFEGAVYHLNRFAGIAVGIYFAGIIYYMITNAIIPITKAGEWRTVIDVIAVSTYVIAGLPLIWIALQELGIVNKALDQMGKLKIHATCVALFLVFGHVAMISGMIDPGIFGYKAPPSMEMNHEISVDHAEHMK